A stretch of the Desulfuribacillus alkaliarsenatis genome encodes the following:
- the mutL gene encoding DNA mismatch repair endonuclease MutL: MQTIRILDEHIANQIAAGEVVERPVSVIKELVENAIDANSTRIVVEIQQGGLDKIKVTDNGTGMSKEDTLLAFERHATSKVLNEKSLFKIKTLGFRGEALPSISAISKLEIKTRQHAASLGNYLRIEGGKKGTIEPIGCPIGTQIVVEELFYNTPARLKYLKTISTEANHINDYLMKMSMAYPNISFNYSHNNKQIFMTQGNNSLHDVLINIYGSNTRDYWIPIALENLDFKIEGYIAKPEFTRSNRQHISFFVNGRFIRNPKLSEAIVKAYHTLTPINKYPITCLHITMDYSLVDVNVHPAKLEVRFSKEQELNLLLQESINRELLRINLVPEISAKETVNNTPKVNNISKVDNIYNNYSERDTKKVLAVHEPFKEDSYTNLSNSHTNTSKQSVIEFDNNEHDFRIIGQVHGTYIIAEDDKGMLLIDQHAAHERINYEKALNAVKNQTIRKVELLVPIQLHYSKTEIELIKEHKEILEQFALDFDQFGEKTLIIRAYPDWIPNNKVYEYVTFVIDKALAHTNKINIIEILEESCILFACKSSIKANQRLSVTEMERLIIDLRKTSSPYTCPHGRPISVHYSTYEIEKLFKRKN, encoded by the coding sequence TTGCAAACTATTAGAATACTCGATGAACACATAGCGAATCAAATTGCAGCTGGCGAGGTTGTAGAAAGGCCTGTATCTGTTATAAAAGAATTAGTTGAAAATGCAATAGATGCTAATTCTACTAGAATAGTGGTAGAAATCCAGCAGGGTGGTCTCGATAAAATAAAGGTAACTGATAATGGCACAGGTATGAGTAAAGAAGATACCCTCCTCGCATTTGAGAGACATGCAACAAGTAAAGTACTTAATGAAAAAAGCTTATTTAAAATAAAAACATTAGGCTTCAGGGGTGAAGCATTGCCTAGTATCTCTGCTATTAGTAAGCTAGAGATTAAGACACGACAACACGCAGCTTCATTAGGAAATTACTTGAGGATAGAAGGCGGGAAAAAAGGTACCATAGAGCCAATTGGGTGCCCTATAGGTACTCAAATTGTCGTTGAGGAGCTATTTTATAATACGCCAGCACGTTTAAAATATCTTAAGACTATTTCTACAGAAGCCAATCATATTAATGATTATTTAATGAAAATGTCTATGGCGTACCCGAATATTAGTTTTAATTACAGTCATAATAATAAACAAATATTTATGACGCAAGGTAATAATTCCTTGCATGATGTTTTAATTAATATATATGGAAGTAATACAAGAGATTACTGGATTCCGATTGCCCTAGAAAATCTAGATTTTAAAATTGAAGGCTATATTGCTAAACCTGAATTTACCCGTTCAAATAGACAACATATTAGTTTTTTCGTTAACGGTAGATTTATCAGAAACCCTAAATTATCAGAAGCAATTGTCAAAGCTTATCATACTTTGACTCCGATTAATAAATACCCAATAACGTGCCTACATATTACTATGGACTATTCCTTAGTTGATGTGAATGTGCACCCAGCCAAATTAGAAGTTAGGTTTAGTAAAGAACAAGAGCTTAATCTATTGCTGCAGGAGTCGATAAATAGAGAACTATTAAGGATTAATCTAGTTCCTGAAATAAGTGCTAAAGAAACAGTAAATAATACACCTAAAGTTAACAACATTTCAAAGGTCGACAACATCTATAATAATTACTCAGAACGTGATACAAAAAAAGTGTTAGCTGTTCATGAACCATTTAAGGAGGATAGTTACACTAATTTAAGCAATAGTCACACTAATACAAGCAAGCAATCAGTGATAGAGTTTGATAACAATGAACATGACTTTAGAATTATCGGACAAGTTCATGGTACATATATCATTGCTGAAGACGATAAAGGTATGTTGTTAATTGATCAACACGCTGCCCATGAGAGAATAAATTATGAAAAGGCACTTAATGCCGTAAAAAATCAAACAATTCGTAAGGTTGAACTTCTTGTTCCTATTCAATTACATTATTCGAAGACAGAAATAGAACTTATTAAAGAACATAAAGAAATATTAGAGCAGTTTGCGTTAGATTTTGACCAATTTGGTGAAAAAACACTTATAATAAGAGCCTATCCAGACTGGATTCCCAACAATAAAGTTTACGAGTATGTAACTTTTGTAATAGACAAAGCGCTGGCTCATACTAACAAAATTAACATTATTGAAATACTGGAGGAGTCTTGTATTTTATTTGCCTGCAAATCATCGATAAAGGCAAATCAACGTTTATCTGTAACAGAAATGGAAAGGTTAATTATAGATTTAAGAAAAACTAGTTCACCTTACACTTGTCCACATGGTCGACCGATATCGGTACATTATAGTACCTATGAAATAGAAAAACTATTTAAGAGGAAGAATTAA
- a CDS encoding class I SAM-dependent methyltransferase has protein sequence MDDVIITTASRQQIDLEPVAREIATEWNIPYVKRKKHSVQSFNSRYNVDNVLVLDHQKNIIWHNQHGAIKYHPGMALIRIKRLISGNNDSMIDLLDIKDDSIILDCTLGLASDAIVAQYVAKEGQVIGLEAERLLALFIKRGLTVYDEDIDSQIKQAMTKIKVIHMNYNEYLQQAPDKSFDIVYFDPMFRDGISLSPNMQMIKTRCCNDAIPIETIEQAVRVARKKVVLKETTYSNEFKRLGFKQIIRPNSSFTYGIIDVEGC, from the coding sequence ATGGATGATGTAATAATTACTACAGCCTCTAGACAGCAGATTGATTTAGAGCCTGTAGCAAGAGAAATCGCAACGGAATGGAATATACCGTATGTAAAAAGAAAAAAACACTCAGTACAATCATTTAATTCCAGGTACAATGTAGATAATGTTTTAGTGCTTGACCATCAAAAGAACATTATATGGCATAATCAACATGGAGCGATAAAATATCATCCAGGAATGGCTCTTATTCGTATAAAGCGACTAATATCTGGCAATAATGATTCCATGATTGACTTGCTAGATATTAAAGATGATAGCATTATACTTGATTGCACCCTTGGTCTAGCAAGTGATGCTATAGTTGCCCAGTATGTTGCTAAAGAAGGGCAGGTCATCGGCTTAGAAGCAGAGAGACTTCTAGCACTCTTTATAAAAAGAGGTTTAACGGTTTATGATGAAGATATAGATTCACAAATCAAACAAGCAATGACTAAAATTAAGGTTATACATATGAATTATAATGAGTATTTACAACAAGCTCCTGATAAATCATTTGATATTGTGTATTTCGACCCTATGTTTAGAGATGGTATTAGTCTATCACCGAATATGCAAATGATTAAAACCCGTTGCTGCAATGATGCAATACCAATCGAGACAATCGAACAAGCCGTACGAGTAGCAAGGAAAAAAGTTGTCTTAAAAGAAACGACTTATAGTAATGAGTTTAAGCGATTAGGGTTCAAGCAGATTATAAGGCCCAATTCATCTTTCACATATGGTATTATAGATGTGGAGGGTTGCTGA
- the pyrB gene encoding aspartate carbamoyltransferase — MTLYHVLGAKQFNRESLDEIMQLSKEMEEVEKSGGSDIFNNKIMTTLFFEPSTRTRLSFEAAMSRLGGKVIGTENANQFSSAIKGETLEDTIQVVSNYCDVIVIRHTDIGAANRAAESATVPILNAGDGAGEHPTQALLDLFTIQKELGTVDDISIAMVGDLTYGRTVHSLAYLLANYRNIKIYFTAPENVQIPTYVKNYLEENNVSYEESDDFQAVAKKVDVIYQTRIQKERFSSLEEYQMASGRFIIDNQLLEQLQEHSIIMHPLPRAGEIKPEIDNDKRAAYFRQARNGLFVRMALLKKCLKADS; from the coding sequence TTGACATTATATCATGTACTAGGTGCGAAGCAATTTAACAGAGAGTCACTAGATGAAATTATGCAATTGTCAAAAGAGATGGAAGAAGTTGAAAAATCAGGTGGATCAGATATTTTTAATAACAAAATCATGACAACACTATTTTTTGAGCCGAGTACTAGGACAAGGTTATCGTTTGAAGCTGCAATGTCTCGTCTCGGAGGTAAAGTAATAGGCACTGAAAATGCAAACCAATTTTCTTCGGCAATTAAAGGCGAAACATTAGAAGATACAATCCAAGTAGTATCTAATTATTGCGATGTTATTGTAATCAGACACACAGACATAGGTGCAGCAAACCGTGCAGCGGAATCTGCTACTGTTCCAATTCTCAACGCTGGTGACGGTGCTGGAGAACATCCAACACAGGCTCTTTTGGACTTATTTACAATTCAAAAAGAACTAGGTACAGTTGATGACATTTCAATTGCTATGGTTGGAGATTTAACATATGGTCGAACAGTTCATTCACTAGCATATCTTTTAGCAAATTATAGAAATATTAAGATTTATTTTACTGCACCAGAAAACGTACAAATACCTACATATGTAAAAAATTACTTAGAAGAGAATAATGTTAGCTATGAAGAATCTGATGATTTTCAAGCTGTAGCTAAAAAAGTCGATGTAATTTATCAAACTCGTATTCAAAAGGAACGCTTTAGTTCATTGGAAGAGTACCAAATGGCATCGGGTAGGTTTATAATTGATAATCAATTATTAGAACAATTGCAGGAACATAGTATCATTATGCATCCGCTGCCTAGAGCTGGTGAAATCAAACCAGAAATAGATAACGATAAGCGGGCAGCATACTTTAGACAAGCGAGAAATGGACTATTTGTCAGAATGGCATTGTTAAAGAAATGCTTAAAAGCAGACTCATAA
- a CDS encoding RluA family pseudouridine synthase, translating to MQKLKIKGKWLEYTVDQFFIGITLEELLKDTLSISGRRIQKLTRSKGLYVNNKKSYLNKKLKEGDIVKVRIEESVTDKVKPQAMDLDIIYEDEWLLIVNKPAGLKVYQTNKEDNLTLANGIQYYYEDKGIVSGVHFVHRLDTNTSGAIMIAKNSYAHHLLAKQLTANQIKRQYLAIVDGELNELTGTIDLPIAKLASAVNRRTVHKTGDQAITNYAVVKQNKRFAVVEVTLETGKTHQIRVHFSHIGHPLIGDTLYGGPSNKTISRQALHSHKISWLDFENMQLRTVVAEIPNDIHELMNSIDLDS from the coding sequence TTGCAAAAATTAAAAATTAAGGGAAAGTGGCTAGAATATACAGTTGATCAATTTTTTATTGGAATTACCCTTGAGGAGCTATTGAAAGATACATTATCTATCTCTGGTAGACGTATACAGAAGCTAACTAGGTCAAAGGGTTTATATGTAAACAATAAGAAAAGCTATTTAAACAAAAAACTAAAGGAAGGCGACATAGTTAAGGTACGTATTGAAGAGTCAGTTACTGATAAGGTCAAACCACAAGCAATGGATTTAGACATTATATATGAAGATGAATGGCTGTTGATCGTAAATAAGCCAGCAGGTTTAAAAGTTTATCAAACAAATAAAGAAGATAATTTAACTTTAGCTAATGGTATTCAATACTATTATGAAGATAAAGGCATTGTAAGTGGTGTTCATTTTGTTCATAGACTCGACACAAATACCTCTGGGGCAATAATGATAGCCAAAAACAGCTATGCTCATCATTTACTAGCTAAACAATTAACAGCTAACCAAATCAAACGCCAATATCTTGCCATTGTAGATGGAGAGCTTAATGAATTAACAGGTACTATTGATTTACCAATTGCCAAGCTGGCTAGTGCCGTCAATAGAAGAACTGTACATAAAACAGGAGACCAAGCAATTACAAATTATGCTGTTGTAAAGCAAAATAAAAGATTTGCTGTTGTAGAAGTAACCTTAGAAACTGGTAAAACACATCAAATACGGGTGCATTTTTCACACATAGGGCATCCATTAATAGGAGACACCTTGTATGGTGGTCCTAGTAATAAAACAATTAGTCGACAAGCACTTCATTCACACAAGATTTCTTGGCTGGATTTTGAAAATATGCAGCTAAGGACTGTAGTAGCAGAAATACCGAATGATATCCATGAATTGATGAATTCTATTGATTTAGATAGCTAG
- the miaA gene encoding tRNA (adenosine(37)-N6)-dimethylallyltransferase MiaA → MEKLDNLIVIIGPTAVGKSQLGIDIAKRHNGEIISGDSMQVYKNLDIGTAKVTVNEMDGIPHHMLDILEPDEDFSAAKFKSYAAPIIKDINSRNKLPIIVGGTGLYIQSLIDDYNFIDIEGSEKFREEKQLFVEQYGSELLYKELVQIDSNAAAKIHSNDVKRIIRALEVYHLTNKKISELSKKGESPYNLIYIGLEMNRKDLYERINLRVDSMVDKGLIEEVKYLSNLHLPKDSTAMQAIGYKELFPFIRNEMSLDECIEILKRNTRRFAKRQLTWFKRDPRICWYDVGNNNWSTLLQKIDNLIAGKFN, encoded by the coding sequence ATGGAAAAACTTGATAATTTAATTGTAATAATAGGGCCCACAGCAGTTGGCAAGAGTCAGTTAGGAATAGATATTGCAAAAAGGCACAATGGAGAAATTATATCAGGTGACTCTATGCAGGTGTACAAAAATCTAGATATTGGCACAGCAAAGGTTACAGTGAATGAGATGGACGGTATCCCACACCATATGCTAGATATATTAGAACCTGACGAAGATTTTTCCGCTGCTAAATTTAAAAGCTACGCAGCTCCGATCATCAAAGATATAAATAGTAGAAATAAGCTGCCAATTATAGTAGGGGGAACTGGTTTATACATTCAATCGCTCATAGATGACTACAATTTTATAGATATTGAGGGCTCTGAGAAATTTAGAGAAGAGAAGCAATTATTTGTAGAGCAATATGGTAGTGAGCTGTTATATAAAGAACTGGTACAAATCGATTCTAATGCAGCAGCAAAAATACATAGTAATGACGTAAAAAGAATAATTAGGGCATTAGAAGTTTATCATTTAACAAATAAAAAAATATCAGAATTGTCAAAAAAAGGAGAGTCTCCGTATAATCTTATCTATATTGGGTTAGAAATGAATCGAAAAGATTTATATGAAAGAATTAACTTACGAGTTGACTCTATGGTTGATAAGGGGCTGATAGAAGAGGTTAAATACTTAAGTAATTTGCATTTGCCGAAGGATAGTACTGCAATGCAAGCAATAGGATACAAAGAATTATTTCCGTTTATTAGGAATGAAATGAGTTTAGATGAATGCATTGAAATACTTAAAAGAAATACAAGAAGATTTGCCAAGAGACAGCTTACTTGGTTTAAGCGCGACCCTAGAATCTGTTGGTATGATGTAGGTAATAATAACTGGTCTACACTTTTACAAAAAATTGATAATTTAATAGCAGGAAAGTTTAACTAA
- the pepF gene encoding oligoendopeptidase F translates to MSESDRIQARETIDEQYKWDISSFYKSEEEWRKEFEKVQLLLKEVEQYRGKLNQSSTLFKEFIILREKIIIGMGRLYTYSKMRWDENTKINKIKSMFDQAQNLSTEVERVLSFLEPELLKDLDTFLRFITTDEKLSEYKRYFAQLKEQQQHILSDKEEKIISEAGAMAQGPENIFSVLSDSDLTFPIIKDDNGEEKRLSHGRFIRFMESYNRDVRKQAFEAMYNTYRKYINTYSSILNAHLKTDVFNTRVRNYSSSLEAALKPNEIPVEVYTNLIDTVNKSLPLLQRYLKLRKKQLKLDSLEMYDLYVPIIPDIDFNVTYEEACDIILKSLEPLGTEYTDVVRECFEQRWVDVFENDGKRSGAYSWGSYNTYPYILMNYQNNLNSLFTLTHEIGHSVHSYFSKKRQPFATSDYVIFVAEVASTVNETLLFNYLFNNYDDNKFKAYLVNYHLEGYRTTVFRQTLFAEFEKVIHEMIERGDALTSDDFSDIYYKLNEKYYAPTVNINKDIELEWARIPHFYYNYYVYQYATGFSAAQALSKNILNNNQESVSKYIDFLASGSADKPIELLKLAGIDMTSPQAVLTAFESFNEYISALEELL, encoded by the coding sequence ATGTCAGAATCAGATCGCATTCAAGCACGAGAAACTATAGATGAACAATACAAATGGGATATTTCTAGTTTTTACAAAAGTGAGGAAGAATGGAGAAAAGAATTTGAAAAAGTACAGCTACTACTAAAAGAAGTTGAACAATATCGTGGAAAGCTTAATCAATCTAGTACTTTATTTAAAGAATTCATTATTCTTCGTGAAAAAATTATAATCGGTATGGGACGACTATACACATATTCTAAAATGCGTTGGGACGAAAATACAAAAATAAATAAAATTAAGAGCATGTTTGATCAGGCTCAAAATTTAAGTACGGAAGTAGAGCGAGTATTATCTTTCTTAGAACCAGAGCTTTTAAAGGACCTGGATACTTTTTTAAGATTTATCACAACTGATGAAAAATTATCTGAGTATAAACGATATTTCGCTCAATTAAAAGAGCAACAGCAGCACATTTTATCAGACAAAGAAGAAAAAATCATTTCTGAGGCTGGAGCTATGGCCCAAGGGCCTGAAAATATTTTTAGTGTATTATCAGATAGTGATCTTACTTTTCCTATTATCAAGGATGACAATGGAGAAGAAAAACGCCTTTCTCACGGAAGATTTATTAGATTTATGGAGAGTTATAATCGTGATGTCCGTAAGCAAGCATTCGAGGCAATGTATAATACATATAGAAAATATATAAATACATATTCCTCTATCTTAAATGCTCATCTTAAAACGGATGTGTTTAATACTCGCGTACGAAACTACAGCAGTAGTTTAGAAGCTGCTCTAAAGCCTAATGAAATTCCTGTCGAAGTCTATACAAACTTAATAGATACAGTGAATAAATCGCTTCCACTATTGCAACGCTATCTTAAGCTAAGAAAAAAGCAGTTAAAATTAGATAGCTTAGAAATGTATGATTTATATGTGCCTATAATACCTGATATTGATTTTAATGTTACATATGAAGAGGCCTGCGATATTATTCTTAAATCATTAGAACCATTAGGAACTGAATATACCGATGTTGTCCGAGAGTGCTTTGAACAAAGATGGGTAGATGTATTCGAAAATGATGGGAAAAGAAGTGGAGCTTATTCGTGGGGTAGTTACAATACATATCCATATATCTTGATGAACTATCAGAATAACTTGAATTCTTTGTTCACTTTAACCCACGAAATTGGTCATTCTGTTCATAGTTATTTTTCAAAAAAGCGTCAACCATTTGCGACATCTGATTATGTTATATTTGTTGCAGAAGTTGCTTCAACAGTTAATGAAACATTGTTATTTAATTACTTATTTAATAATTATGATGATAATAAATTCAAAGCGTATTTAGTAAATTATCACCTTGAGGGATATAGAACAACAGTTTTCCGTCAGACATTATTTGCTGAGTTTGAAAAGGTTATACATGAAATGATTGAACGTGGCGATGCTTTAACAAGTGATGATTTTTCTGATATCTACTATAAACTTAACGAGAAGTATTATGCTCCTACCGTTAATATAAATAAAGATATTGAATTAGAATGGGCTAGAATACCACACTTTTATTACAATTATTATGTATATCAGTATGCTACAGGATTTTCCGCTGCACAAGCGCTATCGAAAAACATATTAAATAATAATCAAGAGTCTGTAAGCAAATATATAGATTTCTTAGCATCCGGTAGCGCTGATAAGCCAATTGAGCTTTTAAAGCTTGCTGGAATTGATATGACATCACCACAGGCCGTGTTGACTGCCTTTGAAAGCTTTAATGAGTATATTTCTGCTCTAGAAGAGCTACTATAA
- a CDS encoding CooT family nickel-binding protein: MVKIAIIDGQGGGIGKLITEKVRKTYGTDYHIIALGTNALAASLMLKAGANEAASGDNAVASVVNTVDIIIGSIGIVIPNSMSGEITVNIASSISLSKAHKFLLPLLKGDYTLIGNNLEPLPHLVDELLKELKPIIKKKMEEATMCEANAYLYKDGEETLLLERVDKIVPHSDGLYLENIFGEQKIIKAKIKKMELVNHKIILEKS, from the coding sequence ATGGTAAAGATAGCCATCATAGATGGGCAAGGTGGGGGTATTGGTAAGCTTATTACTGAAAAGGTGCGTAAAACATATGGCACTGATTATCATATTATTGCCCTTGGGACTAATGCTTTAGCAGCATCGCTGATGCTAAAGGCAGGAGCTAATGAAGCCGCATCAGGCGACAACGCAGTAGCTAGTGTAGTAAATACGGTTGACATTATTATTGGATCTATCGGAATAGTTATTCCTAACTCTATGTCTGGCGAAATTACTGTTAATATTGCAAGCTCCATTAGCCTATCTAAGGCCCATAAGTTTTTGTTACCATTGCTTAAAGGAGATTACACCTTAATAGGCAATAACCTTGAACCACTACCTCACTTAGTAGATGAGTTACTAAAAGAATTGAAGCCGATTATAAAAAAGAAAATGGAGGAAGCTACTATGTGCGAAGCAAATGCATATCTCTATAAAGATGGAGAAGAAACACTTTTATTAGAACGAGTAGATAAAATAGTCCCACATTCTGACGGCTTATATTTAGAAAATATTTTTGGAGAGCAAAAGATTATTAAA
- the hfq gene encoding RNA chaperone Hfq, producing the protein MTNKQIIIQDVFLNQLRKDNIPVTIYLVNGFQIRGLIKGFDNFTVVIEAEGKQQLVYKHAISTFIPSRNVNLQQDTNE; encoded by the coding sequence ATGACAAACAAGCAAATAATTATCCAAGATGTTTTTTTGAACCAATTACGAAAAGATAACATCCCAGTGACTATATATTTAGTTAACGGATTTCAAATTCGTGGTTTAATAAAAGGATTTGATAATTTCACAGTTGTAATCGAAGCTGAAGGAAAACAGCAATTAGTATATAAGCATGCTATATCGACTTTTATTCCTTCCCGTAATGTGAATTTACAACAAGATACAAATGAATAA